Within Micromonospora narathiwatensis, the genomic segment AGCCGGCGCTCCCGGTCGCAGGGGCCCGTCCGCGGCCCCGGCCGGCCAGGTCGCCGTGGCGGTCCCGCCGCGTCCCGTCGCTACCTCGTCAGGAGCCCGCCCGACATGACCCAGTCCCCCGCCGCACGCACCCCCGGCCTGCCCGGCCCGGTCCGCGTCGGCGAGCGCGCCGCCCGTACCCTCGTCGCCGAGTTCGCCCGCCGTAACGACCCGAAGGCCGGCCTGCTGGTCGGCGCGACCCCGGAGTCCGCGGTGCTGGCCGCGGCGATCGACGCGCTGCTCCCCGGTGACCGGCTCACCGTCGTGCCGGCGGAGGGCTGCGCCGCGGCCGCGCTGCGCGAGCACGTGGCGGCCCAGGGCCCCTGGGTGGCCGACCGGGTACGGGTCGCCGACACCCTCGCCGAGGCGGACAGCGCCGAGGTGGTCATCGCCGCCGAGCCGTTCACCGGCACCACCGACGAGACCCGGACGGCCGTCGACGGGCTGTCGAAGTACCTCACCGAGGGCGCCGTGCTGAGCGTGGCCGTGCCGCTCTTCCGCACCGAGGGTGCCGGGGCCGAGCTGGACCGGCAGGGCCTGCTGCACGGCGTCCGCAATGACCTGGTGCTGCGCAACTCTCCGCCGGTCCGGGTGCATCACCTCCGCTTCACCCCGGCGGCCGTCGCGCTCGCCGCCCGGCTCTCGCCGGCCTACCGGCCGTCGAGCGTGCCGCTCACCCGGGGCATGCACATCGACTCCAACGGCGTGGCGGCGGCCGGGATCAGCCTCGGCCTGGCCGCGCTCACCCGGGTTACCCGGCCGAAGTCGAAGCTCTGGCTGCTGCCGGCGCTGGCCGCCGCGCCGGTGGCCGCGTTCTTCCGGGACCCGGAGCGGGACGTCCCGGAGGACCCGGCGGCCGTGGTCGCCGCGGCGGACGGCCAGGTCCTCTCGGTGCAGCGGCTGCACGACGACCGCTTCGGCGACGGCGAGTGGCTGCGGATCGCGGTCTTCCTCTCCGTGCTGGACGTGCACGTCAACCGCTCCCCGGTGGCCGGCAAGGTGGTCGACTACTTCGTCGCGGACGGCGGGTTCGTCAACGCGATGAAACCGGACGCCGAGCACAACGTCGCGGCGTACACGGTGCTCGACACCGAACACGGCACGGTGGTGGTCGCGCAGCGTACCGGCTTGATCGCCCGGCGGATCGTGCAGCGGGCGCCGGTCGGCGCGCTGCTGGCCAGGGGCGAGCGCTTCGGCCTGATCCGGTTCGGCTCGCGCACCGACGTCTACCTGCCGGCGGACGCCGCCGAGCCGCTGGTCGGGCCCGGCGACAAGGTGGTCGGCGGCTCGACCGTGATCGCCCGCTGGAGCTGATCCCGGACACGAAGAAGGGGCGCCGCTCGTCGCGGCGCCCCTTCTTTCGTTGCGGAAGTCAGGCGGTGCGGCGCTGGTGCAGCCACAGCACCGGGCCGCTGACCAGGTAGCCCACCACCACGAGGGCGAAGGTGAGCCGGATGTCGACCAGCGCGCCGAGCACCGGGGCCAGCCAGAGCCACGGCGGCAGCTTCACCAGCCGGGCGAGCTTCGCGTACGGGAAGCTGGAGACCATGGCGAAGGCGAGCAGCGCCACCCCGCCGACCATCACCCGGCCGGAGACCGGCACACCGATCGCCACGGTCAGGGCCAGCACGGCCGCCGCCATGGTGGTCGGTACGCCGCAGAAGAACCGGCCGTCCTTCGGCGAGACGTTGAACCGGGCGAGCCGGATCGCGGCGCAGGCCGCGACCAGGGCGCAGGCGACCGCGGCGGCCGCCGGCCGGACCGAGCCGGCCAGTGAGGCGTAGACCACCACCGGGGCGGCGAGGCCGAACGAGCACATGTCGGCCAGCGAGTCCATCTGGGCGCCGAACGGGCTGGCCACCCCGAGCTTGCGGGCCAACGCGCCGTCCAGCCCGTCGAACGCGACGCAGGCGATCAGACAGAGCGCCGCGGTGCGTACCTCGCTCCCCATGGCCAGGAAGATCGCCAGCATGCCGAGCATCACGCTGCTCAGGGTGCAGGCGTTGACCAGGGCGAACTTGGCTCGACGAGCGGCGGTGCGCTCACCCGGCAGCAGGGGGATCGACGTTGCCGGCGCCTCGTCGGCCGTCGCCGCGGGGGCGAGGGCCGGGCTGACCGGCATCACCGCCTCGACCTCCGGGTCGAGTCGACCGTAGCGAAGGCGCTGGCGATCGGTCCGGCGGTGGTCGGGGGCGACCAGGTCGGTCGCGGCTGCCTCGTTTCGGCGGCCCACCCGGACCAGCAGCACCTGGCGGGCGAACGTGCTGCTGCGGCGCAACCCGCCCGCCCAGCCACGCCCTGCGGGGCGCGGACTGTCAGTCGTACGACGCCGGCGCCATGGGGCTCTCGGCACGTTTCCTCCATCACCGGATCGGCTGGCCGCCAGTTTGGCGGGTGTCCGGCTGTCTCGTGCCGGACCCTTTCTGGCCCGGCAGCCCGTTTGCGGAGTACACCATTGCACAGGGGGCAGGGGCTTGGCGATAGCCGCCTGCGGTACTTATAACTCCCTTAACCGCGCGAACCGCTCAGGTCTTCCCATCACGGGCGTCATCGCCCGTTTCCATCGGCGAATCCTGAACTTCCGACTGTACCGGAGGCACCCCACCTCGTTCGGTCGAGCGCCCGTCACCTGCCCCGCCAGCCGGTGGCCAGGGCCGCCACGTCGGTCATCGGCAGGCCGCCGACCTGCTCCGGAGCGAACCAGGCAGCCCGGGCGGTCGAGCCGCCCGCGAGTTCGGTCACCACCGCCTCGGTCGGGACGTCGACGCGCACCCGGTAGATCACCCGTACGCCGTGCCAGTCCAACGGTCGTCCCTCCGGGCCGAGCGCGGCGGGATTGTGCAGGTTGTCCACGGCCAGCAGATCGACCACCCGGCCGAGCTGCCCGGCCTCCTCCACCAGCTCGCGCAGCAGCCCGGCCGCCGGCTGCTCGCCGTGATCGGTGCCACCGCCGGGCAGGTGCCACTTCCCGGCCCCCGGATACCCGTCGGCGATCATGGTGAGCAGCACCCGCCCCGCCGGATCGGTGACCAGCCCGTACGCGGCGAAGCGCTGCCGGCGATCGGCGGGCAGCGGCCCGAACGGCGCCCGGTCCGGGCGGGCGGTGTGCTCGGGCAGCGGGTCGACGGGCAGGCCGAGCACGTCGGCGGTGAACGGCAGCAGCGGCAGGTGCCGGGCCTCGTCGGGAGTGCACCAGCGGGCCAGATCGGTGGTGCCGTCCGGCTCGTCCCGGAGCGTCCCCTCGGCGGCCGTGACGTCGAAGATGATCCGGTCGGTGTGCAGGGCGACGCCGAGCTCGGGGTAGCGGGTCACGTCGGCGACCGCGCCGCGCAGCCCGGTCACCTGGGCGGTCAGCCCGGTCTCCTCGGCGAACTCGCGTACCACCGCGGTCTCGGGGTGCTCGGCGTGGTCGACGCCGCCGCCGGGGAGCTGCCAGACGCCCGGAAAGTCGGCGTCGGCGGAGCCCCGGACGAGCAGCACCCGTCGGTGGTCGTCCCGCAACACCCCGTACGCGCCGATCCGCCGCCGCTCCTCCACCCCGCACCCCTCGTCATCCCGCGCCGCCCCGCCCATCACGTCGATCATGAACCTATTGCCCGCCGGGGCGGCGTGTCGTGGCAATAACTTCATGATCGCCGAAAACCGGCGAGGGTGCGGTGCGGGGCGGGGCGGGGGGGTCAGATGAGCTGGGCGGCGTGGACGGCTTCGGCCGTCACCTCGGTGAGGCGGTCGGTGGGGAGGGCACCCAGCTCCTCCCGACGGAACCAGCGGGCCTCACAGGTGGAGCCCCCGACGTCCGCCACCGTGGGCGGGGCCGGCTGGTCGACGACCACCCGGTAGAAGGCGCGTACGCCGTGCCAGTCGATCGGGTAGCCCTCGGGGCCGAGCGAGGCGGCGTCCCGGTGGCTGGCGACGCCGAGCAGCTCGACCAGGCGGCCGGTCTGCCCGGTCTCCTCGACCAGCTCGCGGATCAACGCGGCGCCCGGCTGCTCGCCGTAGTCGGTGCCGCCGCCCGGCAGGTGCCAGCAGCCGGCGCCCGGGTACCCGTCGGAGACCCGGGTGAGCAGCACCCGCTCCTCCGGGTCGGTCACCACCGCGTACGCGGCGAAACGCTGCGCCCGGTGCAGCCCGTCGGGGCCGGGGACCGCGTAGAACGAGGGGAACTCGGGGACCTCCTCCGGGACGATGTCGTCGCTGGAGGAGGGCAGGCCCAGGGCGCGCGCGGTGAACGACCGCAGCGGCAGCTCCCGCGCCTCGTCGAGGGTGACCCAGCGGGCCAGGTCGGTCGGGCGGCCCACCCGCTCGGTGAGCGTCCCGCCGCGCACCGAGACCGTGTAGAGCAGGCGGTCGGTGTGGATGGTGATGCCGCGCTCGGGCAGCGCCCGCATGTCGGCGATCACGTCCTGGAGGCCGGAGACGGCGACCGAGAGGCCGGTCTCCGCCGCGGTCTCCCGGACGACGGTGTGGTTCGGGTCCTCACCGTGGTCGACCGCCCCGCCGGGGAGGGACCAGGTGCCGGGGGTGCCGGAGCGCTCCGATGCGCGAACCAGCAACACTCGGTCGTCTGAATCGGCACAAACTGCGTATGCCGCGATCCTGCGCAGCGGCTCCAGCGAGGTGGTCACGGGAGAAAATTCTCCCCCGATGCGGTTACCGGCATCGAAAAGAGTCGGATTCCTGACTCTCGGCTGGCGTCTCAGGGATCGGTCAGGGTAGGAGTCCGGGCGGTCACCGAGGCTCCCGGCCGCCCGACGCGGGACCGTTGGGTCATGACCTACCAGAGCACCCCTCAGGCCCCGTACAAGCAACTCCGCCGGCCCGTCACGGACCGCATGGTCGCCGGTGTGTCCAGCGGACTCGGCCGCTACTTCGCGGTCGATCCCACCCTGGTCCGGGTCGGCTTCGCCGTCGCCACCCTGTTCACCGGCGGGCTCGCCGCGCTGGCGTACCTGGTCATGTGGTTCCTGATGCCGGAGGAACCGAACGGCGCTCCCGCCTGGCCGCACCCGCCTGGCACCGCCCCGGGCTGGCCCCCGGTCCCGCCGACCGCCGCCCCCACCCACGCGGGCCCCGCGCCCCAGGCCACGCCGATGCCGCAGCCCGGACCGGTGACTCAGCCGCCGACGCCGCCGACGGCCTGAGCCGGGGTCACTCCCACTCGATGGTGCCCGGCGGCTTGCTCGTCACGTCCAGGACCACCCGGTTGACCTCGGCCACCTCGTTGGTGATCCGGGTGGAGATCCGGGCGAGCACGTCGTAGGGCAGCCGGGACCAGTCGGCGGTCATCGCATCCTCGCTGGAGACCGGGCGCAGCACCACGGGATGCCCGTAGCTGCGCCCGTCGCCCTGCACGCCGACGCTGCGCACGTCGGCCAGGAGCACCACCG encodes:
- a CDS encoding NUDIX hydrolase; the encoded protein is MEERRRIGAYGVLRDDHRRVLLVRGSADADFPGVWQLPGGGVDHAEHPETAVVREFAEETGLTAQVTGLRGAVADVTRYPELGVALHTDRIIFDVTAAEGTLRDEPDGTTDLARWCTPDEARHLPLLPFTADVLGLPVDPLPEHTARPDRAPFGPLPADRRQRFAAYGLVTDPAGRVLLTMIADGYPGAGKWHLPGGGTDHGEQPAAGLLRELVEEAGQLGRVVDLLAVDNLHNPAALGPEGRPLDWHGVRVIYRVRVDVPTEAVVTELAGGSTARAAWFAPEQVGGLPMTDVAALATGWRGR
- a CDS encoding PspC domain-containing protein — encoded protein: MTYQSTPQAPYKQLRRPVTDRMVAGVSSGLGRYFAVDPTLVRVGFAVATLFTGGLAALAYLVMWFLMPEEPNGAPAWPHPPGTAPGWPPVPPTAAPTHAGPAPQATPMPQPGPVTQPPTPPTA
- a CDS encoding NUDIX hydrolase, which produces MTTSLEPLRRIAAYAVCADSDDRVLLVRASERSGTPGTWSLPGGAVDHGEDPNHTVVRETAAETGLSVAVSGLQDVIADMRALPERGITIHTDRLLYTVSVRGGTLTERVGRPTDLARWVTLDEARELPLRSFTARALGLPSSSDDIVPEEVPEFPSFYAVPGPDGLHRAQRFAAYAVVTDPEERVLLTRVSDGYPGAGCWHLPGGGTDYGEQPGAALIRELVEETGQTGRLVELLGVASHRDAASLGPEGYPIDWHGVRAFYRVVVDQPAPPTVADVGGSTCEARWFRREELGALPTDRLTEVTAEAVHAAQLI
- a CDS encoding CDP-alcohol phosphatidyltransferase family protein encodes the protein MRRSSTFARQVLLVRVGRRNEAAATDLVAPDHRRTDRQRLRYGRLDPEVEAVMPVSPALAPAATADEAPATSIPLLPGERTAARRAKFALVNACTLSSVMLGMLAIFLAMGSEVRTAALCLIACVAFDGLDGALARKLGVASPFGAQMDSLADMCSFGLAAPVVVYASLAGSVRPAAAAVACALVAACAAIRLARFNVSPKDGRFFCGVPTTMAAAVLALTVAIGVPVSGRVMVGGVALLAFAMVSSFPYAKLARLVKLPPWLWLAPVLGALVDIRLTFALVVVGYLVSGPVLWLHQRRTA
- a CDS encoding phosphatidylserine decarboxylase codes for the protein MTQSPAARTPGLPGPVRVGERAARTLVAEFARRNDPKAGLLVGATPESAVLAAAIDALLPGDRLTVVPAEGCAAAALREHVAAQGPWVADRVRVADTLAEADSAEVVIAAEPFTGTTDETRTAVDGLSKYLTEGAVLSVAVPLFRTEGAGAELDRQGLLHGVRNDLVLRNSPPVRVHHLRFTPAAVALAARLSPAYRPSSVPLTRGMHIDSNGVAAAGISLGLAALTRVTRPKSKLWLLPALAAAPVAAFFRDPERDVPEDPAAVVAAADGQVLSVQRLHDDRFGDGEWLRIAVFLSVLDVHVNRSPVAGKVVDYFVADGGFVNAMKPDAEHNVAAYTVLDTEHGTVVVAQRTGLIARRIVQRAPVGALLARGERFGLIRFGSRTDVYLPADAAEPLVGPGDKVVGGSTVIARWS